Proteins from a genomic interval of Sulfurospirillum oryzae:
- a CDS encoding S41 family peptidase, with protein sequence MKHLPFATAGFIATFLGITTFFSSTLFAADNAEGEKSRLASLAKFTRVLATIEKYYVDDIKIDDIVKKSIEGLLTNLDAHSSYLDEKHFKDLKIQTDGEFGGLGITVGQKDGALTVIAPMEGTPADKAGVKAGDIILKINKQSTLNMTIDEAVNLMRGKPGTGIELTLVREGESKPLLISIVRDIIKIESVYSKMIENENILYVRVVNFDKNIVGDVQEAIGKHKNVKGIVLDLRNNPGGLLNQAVGLVDLFVDEGIIVSQKGRIESENAEYKASKSATITKAPLVVLVNGGSASASEIVSGSLQDHKRAIIIGEKTFGKGSVQAVLPVVDNEAIRLTIARYYLPSGRTIQAEGVTPDITVYPGDVPHKNNEQALKEKDLKKHLESELKKVDDNKTEVKDTKAKTKTKETTKADKEIVSQENLFKDLQLKSAVDAIKVLAIKK encoded by the coding sequence ATGAAACACTTACCATTTGCTACAGCTGGCTTCATTGCCACGTTTTTGGGTATTACTACCTTTTTTTCATCAACCCTTTTTGCGGCTGATAATGCTGAAGGCGAAAAGAGCCGTCTTGCTTCTTTGGCAAAATTCACACGCGTTTTGGCAACTATTGAAAAATATTATGTCGATGACATTAAAATTGACGACATCGTCAAAAAGTCTATTGAAGGACTTTTAACCAATCTCGACGCACACTCCTCCTATCTTGACGAAAAACATTTTAAAGACCTCAAAATCCAAACCGATGGTGAATTTGGTGGACTAGGCATTACCGTTGGACAAAAAGATGGTGCCCTTACCGTCATAGCGCCAATGGAAGGAACTCCTGCTGATAAAGCGGGTGTTAAAGCGGGGGACATCATCCTCAAAATCAACAAGCAATCCACTCTTAACATGACCATTGATGAAGCCGTTAACTTAATGCGTGGTAAACCAGGCACTGGCATTGAACTGACTTTAGTTCGTGAAGGTGAAAGTAAACCTCTTCTTATTTCAATTGTTCGTGATATTATTAAAATCGAATCCGTTTATTCTAAAATGATCGAAAATGAAAACATCCTTTATGTTCGTGTCGTCAATTTTGATAAAAATATCGTTGGTGATGTTCAAGAAGCAATTGGCAAACATAAAAATGTTAAAGGTATCGTTTTAGACCTTCGTAACAATCCTGGCGGATTATTGAACCAAGCGGTTGGATTGGTAGATCTTTTCGTTGATGAAGGCATTATCGTTTCTCAAAAGGGACGCATCGAGTCTGAAAATGCTGAATACAAAGCAAGCAAATCTGCAACGATTACCAAAGCACCTCTTGTTGTTTTAGTAAATGGTGGAAGCGCAAGTGCGAGTGAAATCGTTAGTGGTTCACTGCAAGATCATAAACGTGCCATTATTATTGGTGAAAAAACATTTGGAAAAGGAAGCGTTCAAGCTGTTCTTCCTGTGGTAGACAATGAAGCTATTCGTTTGACGATTGCACGTTATTATCTTCCAAGTGGTCGCACCATTCAAGCAGAGGGTGTAACACCTGATATTACTGTGTACCCAGGTGATGTTCCACATAAAAATAATGAACAAGCACTTAAAGAGAAAGATCTTAAAAAGCATTTAGAGAGTGAACTTAAAAAAGTAGACGACAATAAAACAGAAGTAAAAGATACCAAAGCAAAAACAAAGACAAAAGAGACAACAAAGGCAGATAAAGAGATCGTGAGTCAAGAAAATCTATTCAAAGACTTACAATTAAAAAGTGCTGTTGATGCTATCAAAGTACTTGCAATTAAAAAATAA
- the htpG gene encoding molecular chaperone HtpG has protein sequence MSKHQFQTEVTQLLDLMIHSLYSNKEIFLRELISNASDALDKLNYLTLTDDKYKALSYTPRIDIAINKEAKTLTLSDSGIGMNEEDLVENLGTIAKSGTKSFLQNLSGDKKKDSSLIGQFGVGFYSAFMVANKIEVISRKAGEEKAYMWSSEAGAEYDIAEVTKESHGTSITLYLKDDEDEFLEFYRIQSVIKKYSNHIPFPIFMDKEVKEYDDEGKEKSTETKNEQINKASALWTIAKSQIKPEEYKDFYQQISHDSTDPLLWSHTKAEGKYEYTTLFYIPSTPPMDLFRMDYKPGVKLYVKRVFITDDEKELLPTYLRFVKGIIDAEDLPLNVSREILQQNKVLETIKKASVKKILSELKSLKEKENDKYLEFYKNFGRVVKEGLYNDWENKEALLELVLFKSSKRDGLVSLKEYKEAMKEDQKSIYYITGENEKLLRNSPLIEQFKAKDIEVLLLDEEVDAIVFPMVGEYDKTPIKPVNNSDIDEEIKEDKAKVEEDEKTYKEILVKMKEILKDDAKDVKISSRLSDSPSCLVYDKNDPDFQMQQMLKQMGQDNLPTVKPILEINPEHEIFKKLSAKSDLLELNDVAFLLLDQAKLQEGMKIEDTAAFAKRLNRFIAKAL, from the coding sequence ATGTCAAAACATCAATTTCAAACCGAAGTCACTCAGCTTTTAGACCTGATGATTCACTCGCTCTACTCCAACAAAGAGATCTTTTTACGCGAACTTATCTCCAATGCTTCTGATGCACTGGATAAGCTGAATTATCTCACACTCACCGATGACAAATACAAAGCACTCTCATACACTCCACGTATTGATATTGCCATCAATAAAGAAGCCAAAACATTGACTCTTAGTGACAGTGGTATTGGTATGAACGAAGAAGATTTGGTTGAAAATCTTGGAACCATCGCTAAAAGTGGTACAAAATCATTCTTACAAAATCTCAGTGGCGACAAAAAGAAAGATTCAAGCCTTATTGGTCAATTTGGTGTTGGTTTTTACTCTGCTTTTATGGTTGCCAACAAAATCGAAGTCATAAGCCGCAAAGCAGGTGAAGAAAAAGCCTATATGTGGAGCAGTGAAGCAGGCGCAGAATACGACATCGCAGAAGTGACCAAAGAGAGCCACGGTACATCAATCACCCTTTACCTAAAAGACGATGAAGATGAATTTTTAGAGTTTTACCGCATTCAAAGTGTCATCAAAAAATACTCAAACCATATCCCTTTCCCTATTTTTATGGACAAAGAAGTGAAAGAGTACGATGATGAAGGCAAAGAAAAAAGTACTGAAACTAAAAATGAGCAAATCAACAAAGCCAGCGCTCTTTGGACAATAGCAAAAAGCCAAATCAAACCTGAAGAGTACAAAGACTTTTACCAACAAATTTCTCACGATAGCACCGATCCACTTCTTTGGAGCCACACAAAAGCGGAAGGTAAATACGAGTACACTACCCTCTTCTACATCCCATCAACGCCTCCAATGGATTTGTTTAGAATGGACTATAAACCAGGTGTTAAACTCTATGTTAAACGCGTGTTTATTACCGATGATGAGAAAGAATTGCTTCCTACCTACCTTCGTTTCGTTAAAGGTATCATCGATGCAGAAGACCTACCACTTAACGTCAGCCGTGAGATTTTACAACAAAACAAAGTCTTAGAAACCATCAAAAAAGCGTCTGTTAAAAAAATCTTGAGTGAGCTCAAATCACTCAAAGAAAAAGAGAATGATAAATACCTAGAGTTTTACAAAAACTTTGGGCGTGTTGTTAAAGAGGGACTTTATAATGATTGGGAAAATAAAGAGGCACTTCTTGAGTTGGTACTCTTTAAATCCTCAAAACGCGATGGACTTGTTAGCCTTAAAGAGTATAAAGAGGCGATGAAAGAAGACCAAAAAAGCATCTACTACATCACGGGTGAGAATGAGAAATTACTACGTAATTCACCACTGATTGAGCAATTTAAAGCTAAAGACATTGAAGTCCTACTTCTTGATGAAGAAGTCGATGCTATCGTCTTCCCAATGGTTGGCGAGTACGATAAAACACCGATAAAACCCGTGAACAACTCAGACATTGATGAAGAGATCAAAGAGGACAAAGCCAAAGTAGAAGAAGATGAAAAAACCTACAAAGAGATTTTGGTCAAAATGAAAGAGATTTTAAAAGACGATGCGAAAGATGTCAAAATTTCAAGTCGTTTGAGTGACTCTCCTTCATGCTTGGTGTATGACAAAAATGACCCCGATTTCCAAATGCAACAGATGCTTAAACAGATGGGACAGGACAATCTCCCAACCGTTAAGCCGATCTTGGAGATCAACCCTGAGCATGAAATTTTCAAAAAATTAAGCGCAAAATCTGATCTTTTAGAGCTAAACGATGTGGCTTTCTTGCTTTTAGATCAAGCTAAACTTCAAGAAGGTATGAAGATCGAAGATACCGCGGCATTTGCCAAACGCTTGAACCGCTTTATCGCTAAAGCACTTTAA
- the purQ gene encoding phosphoribosylformylglycinamidine synthase subunit PurQ — MLVAVAVFPGTNCEIDTKYAFEKLGQDVVLVFHKEEKLPEGTDLVVLPGGFSYGDYLRSAAIAKFSPIMKAVIEFANKGGKVLGICNGFQMLVEARLLPGAMKRNENVHFISQFHHLKVIANNNTFLKKCAVGELLNVPIAHGEGSYYIDEAGLKELYANDQVLLTYCDENGNVKNPNGSVDSIAGVCNKNKNVFGLMPHPERAIEKILGSSDGVKMLEGFIN, encoded by the coding sequence ATGCTAGTAGCGGTTGCTGTATTTCCAGGAACAAACTGCGAAATCGATACTAAATATGCTTTTGAAAAACTGGGACAAGATGTTGTCCTTGTTTTTCATAAAGAAGAGAAATTACCAGAAGGTACGGATTTAGTTGTCCTTCCTGGTGGTTTTAGCTATGGTGATTACTTAAGAAGTGCCGCTATTGCTAAATTTTCTCCTATCATGAAAGCGGTTATTGAGTTTGCAAACAAAGGCGGTAAAGTACTTGGTATCTGTAATGGTTTCCAAATGCTTGTTGAAGCGCGCCTTCTCCCAGGTGCTATGAAACGTAATGAAAATGTTCATTTTATCTCTCAGTTTCATCATCTCAAAGTGATTGCAAACAACAATACATTTCTCAAAAAATGTGCTGTTGGTGAGCTTTTAAACGTACCTATTGCACATGGTGAAGGAAGTTACTACATCGATGAGGCAGGACTTAAAGAGCTTTATGCAAACGACCAAGTACTTCTCACGTACTGCGATGAAAATGGAAACGTAAAAAACCCTAATGGCTCAGTTGATTCGATTGCTGGTGTTTGTAATAAAAACAAAAATGTTTTTGGACTTATGCCTCACCCTGAACGCGCTATTGAGAAAATTTTAGGCTCGAGTGATGGCGTAAAAATGTTAGAAGGTTTTATAAACTAA
- the purS gene encoding phosphoribosylformylglycinamidine synthase subunit PurS produces MKVIVNIQLKNGVLDPQGKAVHHALASLKFNEVNEVRIGKQIILDIAESDKASAEKRVTVMCEELLANTVIEDYTIEFPAC; encoded by the coding sequence ATGAAAGTTATTGTCAATATTCAACTCAAAAATGGCGTTTTAGATCCACAAGGAAAAGCGGTTCATCATGCGCTTGCTTCTTTAAAATTTAACGAAGTAAATGAAGTTCGTATTGGAAAGCAGATCATCCTTGACATTGCAGAATCTGATAAAGCATCTGCAGAAAAAAGAGTCACTGTTATGTGTGAAGAACTTTTAGCCAATACCGTTATTGAAGACTACACTATTGAGTTTCCAGCATGCTAG
- the purC gene encoding phosphoribosylaminoimidazolesuccinocarboxamide synthase translates to MNKGALLYEGKGKKLFLTDDENLLISEFKDDLTAFNAEKRGNEAGKGALNCKISTQLFHLLEKHGIQTHLVKTLDDTQQLVKKVKIIPIEVVVRNIATGSLSKRLGIKDGTTLPFTLVEFYYKDDALGDPLINDEHCLLLNLVKSESDLEELKRLGREINVIMKSFFAERKLKLVDFKIEFGVDTEGNILLSDEISPDSCRFWDMDTNEKLDKDRFRQGLGDVKVAYEEVLKRILSH, encoded by the coding sequence TTGAATAAAGGTGCATTGTTATACGAAGGTAAAGGTAAAAAACTGTTTTTGACAGACGATGAAAATCTCTTAATTTCAGAATTCAAAGATGACTTAACAGCATTTAATGCTGAAAAAAGAGGTAATGAAGCGGGTAAAGGTGCACTTAACTGTAAAATCAGTACTCAATTGTTTCATCTTTTAGAAAAACATGGCATTCAAACGCACTTGGTTAAAACACTTGATGATACACAGCAACTCGTAAAAAAAGTTAAAATTATTCCTATTGAAGTGGTTGTAAGAAATATTGCAACAGGTTCTCTCTCAAAACGATTAGGTATCAAAGATGGTACGACACTTCCTTTTACATTAGTAGAGTTTTACTATAAAGATGACGCACTCGGTGATCCACTGATCAACGATGAGCACTGTTTACTTCTCAATCTTGTTAAAAGCGAGTCTGACCTTGAAGAGCTTAAACGCCTTGGTCGTGAGATTAACGTTATTATGAAAAGCTTCTTTGCGGAGCGCAAACTAAAACTTGTTGACTTTAAAATCGAGTTTGGTGTCGATACAGAAGGCAATATTCTACTCTCTGATGAGATTAGTCCTGATAGTTGCCGTTTCTGGGATATGGATACTAACGAGAAACTTGATAAAGATAGATTTAGACAAGGATTAGGTGATGTTAAAGTTGCTTACGAAGAAGTCTTAAAACGTATATTATCGCACTAA
- a CDS encoding ATP-dependent Clp protease ATP-binding subunit has translation MNSLFEQLTNQMREAIESAISLALHSKNSEATPLHVTWGLITNSASILNQVFNKMNIDKSAIELEIKSEVQKLPTASHVTKENVSISRSLVETLQKAEGLMKQKGDSYLSVDTWLLANIDSDPLKKILGKYLDLLHFKKNLEALRGGKKIDKQSSDENLESLEKYGINLTKLASEGKLDPVIGRDEEIQRMMQILIRKTKNNPILIGEPGTGKTAIAEGLALRIAHNDVPLSLQNKSVVALDMSALIAGAKYRGEFEDRLKAVIDEVKKSGNIILFIDEIHTIVGAGASEGSMDAANILKPALARGELHTIGATTLKEYRKYFEKDAALQRRFQPVTVNEPSINEALQILRGIKEHLEAHHNVSIQDSALIAAAKLSSRYISDRFLPDKAIDLIDEAAAELKMQIESEPTELSRIKRAISTLMVEKEALLMEKNKKNDERLHVIEKELGDAKEKMRSLEVQFETEKSVFNDIASIKSQAETLRREAENAKKRSEFNKAAEIEYGKLPELLKQEDELKARWEKMVESGTLLKNSVDEEMIATIVSKWTGIPVNKMLQGEKAKVLAVEEHLKKEVVGQDAAIKAIGRAIKRNKAGLSEQNKPIGSFLFLGPTGVGKTQSAKALANFLFDTTKALIRFDMSEYMEKHSVSRLVGAPPGYVGYDEGGQLTEAVRRKPYSVVLFDEIEKAHPDVFNILLQVLDEGRLTDNKGVTVDFKNTIIILTSNIASAKIMEFEGEKRTEEVMKELRAHFKPEFLNRLDDIIIFNPLSEDGLREIVSIMFKDIETKLAVKEIKAELTVAAKALIAEAGFDPVYGARPLKRALYELVEDKLAELILEEKLHEGESIVIDAKNGEIVITQH, from the coding sequence ATGAACTCACTTTTTGAACAGTTGACCAACCAAATGCGAGAAGCGATAGAAAGCGCTATTAGCCTTGCACTGCATTCTAAAAATTCTGAAGCAACGCCTTTACATGTAACGTGGGGACTCATTACCAATTCGGCCTCCATACTCAATCAAGTCTTCAATAAAATGAATATTGATAAGAGCGCCATTGAACTTGAAATCAAAAGCGAAGTCCAAAAATTACCAACAGCGTCACATGTGACTAAAGAGAATGTTTCGATCTCTCGTAGCCTTGTTGAAACATTGCAAAAAGCCGAAGGCTTGATGAAGCAAAAAGGCGATAGCTACCTCTCCGTCGATACGTGGTTACTTGCCAATATTGACAGCGATCCTTTGAAAAAAATACTGGGTAAGTATCTTGATCTTTTACACTTTAAGAAAAACCTTGAAGCATTGCGCGGTGGCAAAAAGATCGACAAGCAAAGCAGTGATGAAAACCTTGAATCGCTCGAAAAATATGGTATCAATTTGACAAAATTAGCAAGCGAGGGTAAGCTTGATCCTGTTATTGGGCGTGATGAAGAGATTCAGAGAATGATGCAGATTTTGATTCGAAAGACCAAAAACAATCCTATCTTAATCGGTGAACCTGGAACGGGTAAAACCGCTATTGCAGAAGGATTGGCCCTTAGAATTGCACATAATGATGTACCGCTTAGTCTTCAAAATAAAAGTGTTGTGGCTTTGGATATGAGCGCGTTGATCGCGGGTGCTAAGTACCGTGGCGAGTTTGAAGACAGACTTAAAGCGGTTATCGATGAAGTAAAAAAAAGTGGCAACATCATCCTCTTTATTGACGAAATTCACACCATTGTAGGTGCGGGGGCAAGTGAGGGTAGTATGGATGCTGCGAACATTTTAAAACCAGCTCTCGCTAGAGGTGAACTTCATACGATTGGGGCAACAACACTTAAAGAATACCGCAAATATTTTGAAAAAGATGCGGCACTTCAAAGACGTTTTCAACCCGTTACGGTTAATGAGCCAAGCATCAACGAAGCCTTACAGATTTTACGCGGTATTAAAGAGCATCTTGAGGCGCACCACAATGTGAGCATTCAAGACTCTGCTTTGATTGCAGCCGCAAAACTCAGTTCTCGTTACATTAGTGACCGTTTTTTGCCTGATAAAGCAATTGACCTTATCGATGAAGCGGCGGCTGAACTTAAAATGCAAATTGAGAGTGAACCCACAGAGCTTAGTCGCATCAAACGCGCTATTAGCACGCTAATGGTTGAAAAAGAAGCGCTTTTGATGGAAAAAAATAAAAAGAACGACGAGCGGTTACATGTCATTGAAAAAGAGCTTGGTGACGCCAAAGAGAAGATGCGATCTTTAGAAGTACAGTTTGAAACTGAGAAAAGTGTTTTTAACGATATTGCTTCGATTAAAAGCCAAGCTGAAACACTCCGTCGTGAAGCTGAAAATGCTAAAAAACGCAGTGAGTTTAACAAGGCTGCTGAAATCGAGTACGGCAAATTGCCAGAACTTCTCAAACAAGAAGATGAACTTAAAGCACGTTGGGAAAAAATGGTGGAGAGCGGAACACTCTTGAAAAACAGTGTTGATGAAGAGATGATAGCAACTATCGTCAGCAAATGGACAGGCATTCCTGTCAATAAAATGCTCCAAGGCGAAAAAGCAAAAGTCCTAGCGGTTGAAGAGCACCTCAAAAAAGAAGTTGTGGGACAAGACGCAGCCATTAAAGCCATAGGCCGAGCGATTAAGCGCAATAAAGCAGGACTCAGTGAGCAAAATAAACCTATTGGTAGTTTCCTCTTTTTAGGACCTACAGGTGTGGGTAAAACACAAAGTGCTAAGGCACTCGCTAACTTCTTGTTCGATACGACCAAAGCGCTGATTCGTTTTGATATGAGCGAATATATGGAAAAACACTCCGTGAGTCGTTTAGTCGGAGCACCTCCAGGTTATGTAGGGTACGATGAGGGTGGACAGCTAACAGAAGCAGTACGTCGAAAGCCTTACAGTGTTGTTCTTTTTGATGAGATTGAAAAAGCGCATCCTGATGTCTTTAACATCTTACTTCAAGTACTTGATGAAGGGCGTTTGACGGACAATAAAGGTGTGACAGTTGATTTTAAAAACACCATTATTATTTTAACGTCTAATATTGCCAGTGCAAAGATTATGGAATTTGAGGGCGAAAAGCGCACCGAAGAGGTAATGAAAGAGCTTAGGGCGCACTTTAAACCAGAATTTCTGAATCGTTTGGATGACATTATTATTTTTAATCCTCTAAGCGAAGATGGTTTACGAGAAATTGTAAGCATTATGTTTAAAGATATAGAAACAAAACTCGCCGTGAAAGAGATCAAAGCAGAACTTACTGTTGCGGCAAAAGCGTTGATAGCCGAGGCTGGATTTGACCCAGTTTACGGTGCTCGTCCCCTTAAAAGGGCACTTTATGAGCTTGTGGAAGATAAATTGGCTGAACTTATTTTGGAAGAAAAACTCCATGAGGGTGAAAGCATTGTTATTGATGCCAAAAACGGCGAAATCGTGATAACCCAACACTAA
- the rraA gene encoding ribonuclease E activity regulator RraA yields the protein MKFYTADLCDKYPENIQVLDPIMKSYGGAKRVMGQIVTVKLSGHNKTLVELLKSEGAGQVAVVDVDATYTAVVGDNLMKFAYENNWAGIVINGYVRDTKNTKEIDVGLFALGTCPKKTMTPQEGELHVKVSFGGISFNEGDYLYADRDGIIVSSMPLEM from the coding sequence ATGAAATTTTACACCGCAGACCTTTGCGACAAATACCCAGAGAATATCCAAGTGTTAGATCCTATTATGAAATCTTACGGTGGAGCGAAACGTGTTATGGGACAAATCGTCACCGTCAAACTTTCAGGACACAATAAAACACTGGTTGAACTGCTTAAAAGTGAAGGTGCGGGTCAAGTCGCCGTTGTCGATGTTGATGCCACATACACCGCCGTTGTCGGCGATAACCTTATGAAATTCGCTTATGAAAACAACTGGGCTGGAATTGTTATTAACGGGTATGTTCGTGACACTAAAAATACCAAAGAGATTGACGTAGGGCTTTTTGCGCTGGGAACATGCCCTAAAAAGACGATGACACCCCAAGAGGGCGAATTACATGTAAAAGTAAGTTTTGGGGGAATTAGCTTTAACGAAGGTGATTATCTTTATGCAGATCGCGATGGCATTATTGTCAGTTCTATGCCTTTGGAGATGTAA
- a CDS encoding rhodanese-like domain-containing protein: MSKILLLISLLSTFLFAELRHIDASEEVVKSGMKIIDIRTLPEWKETGLVENAIPITFFDEQGRYNAEAFTKELDKYVSKDKEFALICRTGSRSAAVSEMLSKQGYKVVNLKGGIKSLMSKGYVPEPYRP; encoded by the coding sequence ATGTCTAAAATTTTACTTCTTATATCCCTTCTTTCAACATTTCTTTTTGCCGAATTACGTCATATTGATGCGAGTGAAGAGGTTGTTAAAAGTGGCATGAAAATCATCGATATTCGCACACTCCCCGAATGGAAAGAGACAGGGTTAGTTGAAAATGCAATTCCTATCACTTTCTTTGACGAACAAGGTCGTTATAACGCAGAAGCGTTTACGAAAGAACTTGATAAATATGTGAGTAAAGATAAAGAGTTCGCACTTATCTGCCGTACAGGAAGCAGGAGTGCCGCTGTTTCTGAAATGCTTTCAAAACAAGGTTATAAAGTTGTAAATTTAAAAGGTGGCATTAAATCGCTTATGTCTAAAGGTTATGTTCCTGAACCCTATCGTCCGTAG
- a CDS encoding thioredoxin domain-containing protein: MHTNELIHEDSPYLLQHAHNPVHWMAWSEKALLKAKDENKLIFLSIGYSTCHWCHVMERETFEDEVSAKLLNDSYISIKVDREEMPDLDKYYQDVHYLLTKRSGGWPLSIIMTPTGQVIFAGTYLPPVSAQGRMGFRELTSFIKGKFNDEYEEVQKSAQSIEAAIKHYERSFEQKQSIEKVAVVEAFVSNVKASYDDVSKGVGSAPKFPHASTWNALLDIYTQTGNLEALYMSEDALSAMARGGINDQIEGGFYRYSVDEAWVIPHFEKMLYTNAELIEVYAKLYAITQKPLFKEVVNQTIEAMDERFLKEGLYLSASDADSEGEEGKYFVFGFAEAKEALLNGGLSEVEAKAVMDYFGITKFGNFEHQRTNPTLTCNEKPARLNDAITLLKQERQKVAYPFIDTKILTAWNALMVTALFEAGLHEKATTVLETLLQTLHVNHTLYHQIVIGGSLKVEALLEDYAFVIEALLRAYAHSNEARYLELAKRLSHEAEQKFYKEGTWYLSDKAFRAKAVLEDNSYKSPLSTMIKNLFELAKIENDTALFIRTKDMLESFGSGIQKYAHAYPEAVRAITLYM, from the coding sequence ATGCACACTAACGAATTGATCCACGAGGATTCTCCTTATCTGCTTCAACATGCGCACAATCCCGTTCACTGGATGGCATGGAGTGAAAAGGCGCTTTTAAAAGCCAAAGATGAAAATAAATTGATTTTCCTCTCCATTGGGTATAGCACCTGCCATTGGTGCCATGTGATGGAGCGCGAGACATTTGAGGACGAAGTCAGTGCAAAACTACTCAATGATTCATACATAAGCATCAAGGTCGATCGTGAAGAGATGCCTGATCTGGATAAATACTATCAAGATGTGCATTATCTACTGACCAAACGAAGCGGAGGCTGGCCACTGAGCATTATTATGACACCCACTGGGCAGGTTATTTTCGCAGGTACCTATCTGCCACCAGTGAGTGCGCAAGGACGCATGGGTTTTCGTGAATTAACCAGTTTCATCAAAGGCAAATTCAATGATGAATATGAAGAAGTTCAAAAGAGTGCGCAGAGTATTGAGGCGGCCATTAAGCATTATGAGCGTAGTTTTGAGCAAAAACAGAGCATTGAGAAAGTTGCAGTTGTCGAAGCATTTGTGAGCAATGTCAAAGCAAGTTATGATGATGTCTCTAAAGGTGTGGGAAGTGCACCAAAATTCCCGCATGCTTCAACATGGAATGCTCTTTTAGATATTTATACTCAAACGGGTAATTTAGAAGCGCTCTATATGAGCGAAGATGCGCTTAGTGCGATGGCGAGAGGTGGCATAAACGATCAAATAGAGGGTGGATTTTACCGTTACAGTGTTGATGAGGCTTGGGTGATTCCCCATTTTGAAAAGATGCTTTACACCAATGCCGAACTCATTGAAGTCTATGCCAAATTGTACGCGATCACGCAAAAACCATTGTTTAAAGAGGTGGTTAATCAAACCATCGAAGCTATGGATGAGCGGTTTTTAAAAGAAGGACTCTACCTCAGTGCCAGCGATGCGGACAGTGAAGGAGAAGAGGGCAAGTACTTTGTTTTTGGGTTTGCTGAAGCTAAAGAGGCTCTTTTAAACGGTGGGCTGAGTGAGGTAGAAGCCAAGGCGGTAATGGATTATTTTGGCATCACGAAGTTCGGCAATTTCGAGCATCAGCGTACCAATCCTACTCTTACATGTAACGAAAAACCTGCACGTTTGAATGACGCCATCACTCTTCTCAAACAGGAGCGTCAAAAAGTCGCGTATCCGTTTATCGACACGAAGATTTTGACTGCGTGGAACGCTTTAATGGTCACTGCTTTGTTTGAAGCAGGACTTCATGAGAAAGCTACAACGGTGTTGGAAACTCTTTTGCAAACGTTACATGTAAATCATACGCTCTACCATCAAATCGTCATTGGCGGCAGTTTAAAAGTAGAAGCTTTGTTGGAAGATTACGCTTTTGTGATCGAAGCGTTATTGCGAGCTTACGCGCACAGCAACGAAGCGCGCTACTTGGAACTGGCAAAGAGACTCAGTCATGAAGCGGAGCAGAAGTTCTACAAAGAAGGTACGTGGTACCTCTCCGATAAAGCCTTTCGCGCCAAAGCCGTTTTGGAAGATAACAGCTATAAAAGCCCACTTTCAACGATGATTAAAAATCTGTTTGAGCTAGCAAAGATCGAAAATGATACGGCACTGTTTATTAGGACGAAAGATATGTTGGAGAGTTTTGGCTCAGGTATTCAAAAGTATGCTCACGCGTACCCCGAAGCGGTGAGGGCAATCACACTTTACATGTAA
- a CDS encoding lysophospholipid acyltransferase family protein: protein MKILAKIRGFYVMVEFVITVLITIVLMYAFRTKTHPIRRTWGHLQTFLMGFSIKQMGEASPTTTLLVLNHQSLVDIVALETIYPKNLCWIAKKEIEDIPLFGHIIPAPRMISIDRKDKRSIIKMLKEGKERVAEGRVLAMFPEGTRGRGDKLLKFQSGAKILAEKLELIVQPAIIVGARHILDSKNLDAHGGEVKVIYLDPINPKEDEAWFEKMYHTMEERLALELASK from the coding sequence GTGAAAATATTAGCAAAAATTAGAGGTTTTTATGTGATGGTCGAGTTTGTCATCACTGTACTGATTACCATCGTTTTAATGTATGCTTTTCGTACTAAGACACATCCAATCAGACGTACATGGGGACACTTACAAACCTTCCTTATGGGCTTTAGTATCAAACAAATGGGTGAGGCAAGTCCAACAACAACTCTTTTAGTGTTGAATCATCAAAGTCTTGTCGACATTGTTGCTCTTGAAACAATCTATCCTAAAAACCTCTGCTGGATTGCCAAAAAAGAGATTGAAGATATTCCTCTTTTTGGACATATCATCCCTGCTCCTCGTATGATTTCGATTGACCGCAAAGATAAACGCTCCATTATCAAAATGCTCAAAGAAGGCAAAGAGAGGGTTGCAGAAGGGCGTGTGCTTGCGATGTTCCCTGAGGGTACGCGTGGACGTGGTGACAAGCTTTTAAAATTTCAAAGCGGTGCAAAAATTTTGGCTGAAAAGTTAGAGCTTATCGTGCAACCTGCTATCATCGTTGGGGCACGTCATATCCTTGATTCTAAAAACCTTGATGCGCATGGTGGCGAAGTTAAAGTCATCTATCTTGATCCTATCAATCCTAAAGAGGATGAAGCGTGGTTTGAAAAAATGTACCACACCATGGAAGAGAGATTAGCTCTCGAATTAGCTTCAAAATAA